The sequence CCGTGACGGGCGTCGTGGAGCAGCGAGCGGCGGCACAGGTGCCCCCGGCGGCGTCGGCGTCGCTCGTTCTGATCGGTTTCGGCAACAGTTCACAGCCGTACCACCGGCAGGCGGTCGAGTATCACGCCGATCGCCTGCGCGAGCGGACGGCCTACGGCGAGGTGCGGACGTGCTTCCTCCTCCAGAACCCCGCCGTCGAATGCGTCCGGTACAACGTGACGGGGGATCGGACCGTCGCCGTCCCGCTGTTCGTCACGCGGAGCGACGCGACCGAACGAGAGATTCCGGCAAAACTCGAACTCGACCGCGGCGGCATCGAGTACGCCGATCCGCTCGGCACCCACGCCCACGTGACCGACGCGCTCGAAGCCGAGGTGGCCCGCCAGCGCGTGTTGGCGACGGCCGACGACGGCACGCCGACCACGTTCGAGTCGACGCTCACGCAGTCGCGGACGCCGCTCGCCACGGACGGCGAGGGGCTGGACGACTGAATTATCGCCGCCCCATTACTCCGACCCGTCGCGCCGAACCGCGAACACCGACAGGTCCGAGAAGGGCGTGTCCGACGGGTCGGCGCCGCCCGCGTGCGTCGCCAGGTCGCCGAGCGTCGTGCGCGTGATGGCCTCGTCGTCGTGGGTCAACCGTTCCAGCACCAACGCCGTCGTCCTGGGTGTTGCGCCGGCGTCAAGCAAATCGGCGGCGATATCGCCGGGCATCCAGTCGTAGGGTCGGGGCAGGACGAGCAGGTGGCGGTCACCCACGTCTGCGCGCAGGCGGTCGAGGTCCGCATCGAGCGACCCGCTCTTGTGGAGCGTGACGAACGTCGTCGCCTCCATCGGCGTCCGGGCGCGACTCGCGGCCACCTGGAGCGAGGAGATGCCGGGGATCACCTGCACCGGCGCGTCGACGGCGGCCTGCACTTTCCCGACGAACTGGTAGCCCGAATGGTTGGGGTCGCCCATGAGGACGGCCGTCCCCGTGTCGCCCGTAGCGACCCGGTCGGCGAAGGTATCGAGCGTCTCGGCCTCGTCCGCGTAGCCACAGGTGAGCCAGTCAGCATCAGTCGAAACGGCTCCGCGAGCGACATCGACCACCGTCTCGAAGCCGACGACGGCGTCGGCCTCCCGAATCGCGCGCCGCGCCCGCGGCGTCAGATACTCGGGGTTGCCGGGGCCGACGCCGACGGCGTAGACGGGCGTGGCGTCGGTAGCGGCTTCCGGGTCCGCCGCCGCGATATCCGCGGGATCCGGCCCGGAATCGAGGTCGACGGTCACCGGTCGACCTCGCCGTTCCGGACGTCGCTGGCGACGTGGACGAGTTCGTTCGTCAGGCCGGCGGCCAGGCCGCTCCCGCCGCGGCGACCCACGTTCGTCACCGTCGGCACGCCGTGCTCGCTGGCGACGGCGCGCAGGCGCTTCCGGCTCTCGGCGGCCTTGACGAAGCCAACGGGCGTGGCGACGACGACGGCCGGGCGCGTGCCGTCTTCGATGCAGTCCGCGAGGGCGAGGGCGGCCGTGGGGGCGTTGCCGACGACGGCGATGGCGTCGTCGTAGACGCCCTCGCGGTCGAGTTCGAGCACCGAGGCCGCGGTGCGGGTCATCCCCGTCTCCGCGGCCAACTCGCTCCCGTTGCCGATGGCCTTCCGCACCGGGCAGTCGTGACCGCGGCCGGTGATACCCGCTTTCACCATCGTGATGTCGGTGACGATGGGGCGCTCGTCGAGGACGGCCCGGGCGCCGGCGCGGACGGGGTCGTCGTCGGTGTCGCCGGTGAAGCGAATCAGGTGCTGGAACTCGGGGTCGCCGGTGGCGTGGACCGACTTCGCCCGGATGCGGTCGGCCAGCGTCTCCTGGGGGACGAGTTCGTGGACGCGGTCCATGCTCGTCTCCGCGATCTCCATCGCGTTCTCGGTGGTGGCGCCGAGGTCGGCGTACTCCTCAGTCGTCATCGCTCTCCCTCCCGATGACGACGCGTAACGGCAGACGACACGCGACGCCCGACCTCAGTCGTCATCGCTCGCCACCTCCGCAGCGTCGGAATCGGCCGTCGCACGCGCCTCCAGGTCGCCGTCGACGCGCAGGTTGAGGTCGCGCAGGCGGTCCTCGGTTTCCTCGTCGGCGTCCCAGAGGTCGCGGTCGATGGCCTCCAGCAAGGTGTCCGTGATGCTCGCGAGCGCCCACGGGTTCACGTCCCGAAGCCACTCCTGACGGTCGGCGTCGAAGGCGTACTTCTCGGCGACTTCATCCCAGAGGTGGTCGCTGACGACGCCCGTCGTGGCGTCCCAGCCGAGGGCGACATCGACGGTCGTCGAGAGGTCGCCCGCGCCCTTGTAGCCGTGTTCCGCCATGCTGTCCAGCCAGTTCGGGTTGAGGACGCGGGCGCGCATCGCCTTGCGCACCTTCTCCTCGTTGGTGTAGACGTCGACGTGGTCGGGGTCCGAGGAGTCGCCGACGTAGGAGGCCGGTTCGCTCCCCGACACCTCCGTGACGGCGGTGATGAACCCGCCGTGGAAGGCGTACCAGTCGGAGGAGTCGAACTCGTCCTGTTCGGCGGTGTCCTCGATTTTCACCGTCGCCTCGACGGTGCCGAGGCGGCGCTCGAAGGCGTCGTGGGCCTCCGAGACGCGGCCGCGGGAGCCGAGGGCGTAGCCGCCCCACTGGACGTAGACGTCGGCAAGATCGGACTTGTCGTCCCAGTTGCCCTCGTCGACGGCCTTGTTCGTCCCCGCGCCGTAGCCGCCGGGACGGGTGGTGAAGACGCGGTGGGACGCCGCCGTCTCGGCGTCGTCGGGGTCCATCCCCTCCGCGACCAGTTCGTCTTGCTCCTCCTCGACGTGCTTTTTCACGTAGTTCATGGCGTGGGGTTCGTCGAGAGCGACGACGGCGTCGACGGCGTCGTGAATCACGCTCGCGGCCTGCGGAAAGGCGTCGCGGAAGAGGCCGGAGACGCGCGTCGTCACGTCGATGCGGGGGCGGTCGAGTTCCTCCAGCGGAATGGGCGTCACGTCGTCGACGCGGCCCGCGTCGGTCCACTCGGGTTCGACGCCCATCAGCGCGAGCACCTGCGCGACCGTCTCGCCCCGGGTGCGAACGGTGGGGGTGCCCCACGCGACGACGCCGATTTCCTCGGGGTACTCACCTTCTTCGTCTCGGTGGCGCTCCGCCACCCCGTCGGCCACCTCGCGACCGACCTGCCACGCGCTTTTCGCGGGCACTTTGCGGGGGTCGAGCGTGTAGAAGTTTCGTCCCGTCGGCAACAGGTCGACGCCGCCGCGAGTGGGCGCGCCGCTCCCGCCGGGCGGGACGTACTCGCCGTTCAGGGCGTCGGCCGTCCGGGGAATCTCCGTCTCCGCGCCGGCGACGCGGGGGGCCGCCTCCTCGCAGATGTACGCGAGGACGGTCCGCAGGTCGTCGTGGGCGCCGGACTTCGCCCGCGCGTCGCCGAGGGGGTCGATGTCGACGACGAGGAGGTTCATGTTCACCTCGTCATGGGGGCCGGCGTCGCGCTCCGATTCGGGCACGTCGAAGCCGTGTTCGGCGAGCGTCTCGACCAGTTCGCGACTCGTCTCGTACACCGCGTCGGCGGCCTGGGCGTAGGTCATGCCCAGGTCCTCGTCGTCGGTGCCCGGTTCGTCGAGCATGCGCTCGTAGTCGACG comes from Haloplanus sp. XH21 and encodes:
- a CDS encoding precorrin-8X methylmutase, encoding MTTEEYADLGATTENAMEIAETSMDRVHELVPQETLADRIRAKSVHATGDPEFQHLIRFTGDTDDDPVRAGARAVLDERPIVTDITMVKAGITGRGHDCPVRKAIGNGSELAAETGMTRTAASVLELDREGVYDDAIAVVGNAPTAALALADCIEDGTRPAVVVATPVGFVKAAESRKRLRAVASEHGVPTVTNVGRRGGSGLAAGLTNELVHVASDVRNGEVDR
- a CDS encoding cobalt-precorrin-7 (C(5))-methyltransferase, which produces MTVDLDSGPDPADIAAADPEAATDATPVYAVGVGPGNPEYLTPRARRAIREADAVVGFETVVDVARGAVSTDADWLTCGYADEAETLDTFADRVATGDTGTAVLMGDPNHSGYQFVGKVQAAVDAPVQVIPGISSLQVAASRARTPMEATTFVTLHKSGSLDADLDRLRADVGDRHLLVLPRPYDWMPGDIAADLLDAGATPRTTALVLERLTHDDEAITRTTLGDLATHAGGADPSDTPFSDLSVFAVRRDGSE
- a CDS encoding CbiX/SirB N-terminal domain-containing protein; the encoded protein is MTRETVLLVGRRAENTEDVLETHARRLRERGVADAVRTATYEHEPIRELRESLSALSADRVYALPMCLAHSYETTEDIPAALSYVPGTVHYGEPVGRSPAVTGVVEQRAAAQVPPAASASLVLIGFGNSSQPYHRQAVEYHADRLRERTAYGEVRTCFLLQNPAVECVRYNVTGDRTVAVPLFVTRSDATEREIPAKLELDRGGIEYADPLGTHAHVTDALEAEVARQRVLATADDGTPTTFESTLTQSRTPLATDGEGLDD